From a region of the Candidatus Kuenenbacteria bacterium genome:
- the hflB gene encoding ATP-dependent zinc metalloprotease FtsH: MIAVAGILSLFENNSNTVEELSLGQLANKIKAGEVERIEVQSNKLLVTGVDKKSLVAHKEAVQSLSEALSNYGVSDEELRNTNIVIKTDSGWQYWLSVILPFLLPFILIAAFVFFVSRQVQGVNRKAMSFGQSEAKAEKPDDNKKQKVKFDQVAGAREAKMELEEIVQFLKHPKKFIDLGAKIPKGVLLVGPPGCGKTLLARAVAGEAGVPFFYVSGSEFVEMFVGVGASRVRSLFDKAKKNAPCIVFLDELDAVGRRRGTGLGGSHDEREQTLNQILVEMDGFEPNEGVIVLAATNRPDVLDPALLRPGRFDRRVTVDLPDLKDREEILKIHATGKPLTGEVNLHTIAARTPGFSGADLANLLNEAAILAAKCDKKQIDMKDVLESIDKVMIGPERKSRMLSEKEKKITAYHEAGHALVAHMLPNADPVHKVSIISRGQAGGYTIKLPTEDKHMHAYSEFLDDMAVLLGGYTTEKLIFGEVTTGATSDLKRATDLAKDLIMQYGMSKRLGPRTFGEREELIFLGKEISEQRDYSEKLAEKIDEEVAEYIDDAYKGAMNILTKNKEQLERVASELLEKEVLEREEFEKIVGEKPKDNSAEKRTRSGRATKDE; the protein is encoded by the coding sequence ATGATTGCCGTTGCCGGTATATTATCTTTATTTGAAAACAACTCGAATACAGTGGAAGAGCTGAGCTTAGGCCAATTGGCAAATAAAATAAAAGCAGGAGAGGTAGAAAGGATAGAGGTTCAGAGCAACAAACTTTTGGTGACCGGAGTAGATAAAAAATCTTTAGTCGCTCATAAAGAAGCAGTACAATCTTTGAGTGAGGCCTTGTCTAATTATGGTGTTTCTGATGAAGAGCTGCGTAATACCAATATTGTGATTAAAACTGATAGCGGCTGGCAGTATTGGCTGTCTGTGATTTTGCCGTTTCTGCTGCCATTTATTTTAATAGCGGCTTTTGTCTTTTTTGTGTCGCGCCAAGTACAGGGGGTCAATAGAAAGGCAATGTCTTTTGGTCAGAGTGAGGCTAAAGCAGAAAAGCCTGATGATAATAAAAAACAGAAGGTAAAATTTGATCAGGTGGCTGGGGCAAGGGAAGCCAAGATGGAGCTTGAGGAGATAGTACAATTTTTGAAGCACCCCAAAAAGTTTATTGATCTTGGAGCAAAAATACCCAAAGGAGTATTATTGGTGGGGCCGCCAGGTTGTGGCAAGACACTTTTGGCTAGAGCCGTAGCTGGCGAAGCCGGCGTGCCATTTTTTTATGTTTCTGGTTCAGAATTTGTGGAGATGTTCGTGGGCGTGGGTGCCTCAAGGGTGAGGTCTCTTTTTGATAAGGCAAAAAAGAATGCTCCGTGCATTGTATTTTTGGATGAGCTAGATGCAGTGGGGAGAAGAAGGGGAACGGGACTTGGCGGTTCTCATGACGAGAGAGAACAAACACTGAATCAAATTTTAGTAGAGATGGACGGCTTTGAGCCAAATGAAGGCGTGATAGTACTCGCCGCTACCAACAGGCCGGATGTTTTGGACCCGGCGCTTCTTCGGCCGGGAAGATTTGACAGGAGGGTGACCGTTGACCTGCCAGACCTGAAAGATAGGGAAGAAATTTTAAAAATACATGCGACAGGCAAACCCCTGACCGGGGAAGTCAATCTGCACACGATAGCTGCTAGGACTCCGGGTTTTTCCGGGGCCGATTTGGCCAATCTTTTGAATGAAGCGGCGATACTCGCGGCTAAGTGTGATAAAAAACAAATAGACATGAAAGATGTCTTGGAAAGTATTGATAAGGTGATGATCGGTCCAGAGAGAAAATCGAGGATGTTGTCGGAAAAAGAAAAAAAGATAACTGCTTACCACGAGGCAGGTCATGCTCTGGTGGCACACATGCTACCAAATGCTGATCCAGTACACAAGGTGTCTATAATTTCCAGGGGTCAGGCCGGAGGCTATACGATAAAATTGCCAACAGAAGATAAACATATGCATGCCTATTCAGAATTTTTGGACGACATGGCTGTTTTGCTTGGCGGGTATACAACAGAAAAGTTGATTTTTGGGGAGGTCACCACTGGCGCGACGTCAGATTTAAAGAGAGCGACTGATTTGGCTAAAGACCTTATAATGCAATATGGCATGAGTAAAAGACTTGGACCGAGAACATTTGGCGAAAGGGAAGAATTGATATTTTTGGGTAAGGAGATAAGTGAACAGCGCGATTATTCAGAGAAGTTGGCGGAGAAAATAGACGAAGAGGTCGCTGAATATATAGATGATGCTTATAAGGGAGCGATGAATATTTTAACAAAGAACAAAGAGCAGTTAGAAAGAGTGGCGAGCGAGCTTTTGGAAAAAGAGGTTTTGGAAAGGGAGGAATTTGAAAAAATTGTGGGAGAGAAGCCAAAAGATAACAGCGCAGAAAAAAGGACTAGGTCTGGCAGGGCCACAAAAGATGAATAA